The genomic region acaatgcaaaaccacatactgcagctataacaacagcatggcttcgtcgtagaagagtccgggtgctaacctggcctgcctgcagtccagatctttcacctatagagaacatttggcgcatcattaaacgaaaaatacgtctggaaatctatataaggcaagaatgggaccaaattccaacagtaaaactccagcaactcatagcctcaatgcccagacgtcttcaaactgttttgaaaagaaaaggagatgctacaccatggtaaacatgccccgtcccaactattttgagacctgtagcagaaatctaaattgaaatgagctcattttgtgcataaaattgtaaactttctcagtttaaacatttgctatgttatctatgttctattgtgaataaaatattggctcatgtgatttgaaagtcttttagttttcattttattaaaatttaaaaaacgtcccaacttttccggaattcgggttgtatgttaaTATTAAATGTTCCCATGTAGGCAGTGAATCCATTTTATGAAAACattagtaaaaacagaaataaaagaataatgttttaatgcccccccccccccaaaaacacaaaactatatatatatatatatatatatatatatagtatatatatataaatgaattcaGAAATTAACATGCTCTTAATTGAAGAGTTAAActtaaagtttggggtcaaattACTGATATTTACTGAttactgattatatatatataaatgaattcaGAAAATAACATGCTCTTAATTGAAGAGTTAAActtaaagtttggggtcagatatTTGTtctaaaatacagttaaaacagcaatattgtgaaatattatgacaatttaaaataactgttttctatcataatacatattaaaatgtaatttattcctgtgatggcaaacctgaattttcagcagtcattacttcagttttTAGTGTCATACAATTCTTcagatattattttaatatgctgatttggtgctcaagaagcatttctcaTAATTACCAATGGTTAGACAATTTTCCCacttaacatttttgtttaaaatctttctactcaccccaaactttgaatggtagtgtatattcatAAACTGTATGAAAAACTGCATTTCGTTATGTATTttgaattaattcataaataggAAATGCAATGACCATTGACCCATAACAAATTTCCTAAAACTGTTTGCTTCTGTTCAacaactaaacagaaaaaaatggttgAGTTTGCCTCACATCTCCTAGGTTTGTGTGATATGTAAAGCATGTTATGAATTTTAAAGACAATGCTTTGAATGTCTCTTATCAATGTATTGGTGGTGAGACCCAAATGTAATTTGGCATAGGTTGAGCCAACAATGCCTACAAAGAAttaacaatgaataaataaacatttgttctCAAGGAAATCTGCAGGTTGGTCTTTCCAAGCAGCAGAATGTACACAGTAGAGTCATTTATCAAGCTGTTATGAAACAGATCCGCACAAGAACATCCACTTATCTTGGTCCTCCCTGCATCTGGCTTTACTGGGAATGTGCCAGTTGGCTGGTTCTCATGTGTAGCTGCTTTAAGCGCAACTGTTGCTTAGAGTTTGTGGGTAATATGTGCGCTCTGATTTGCTCCATCAGTGGAAAAAGCCCAGTGTTGCAGCCTCATTTAACGACTGACGCAAGTATTTATTGTACAATCACTATTTAACCTGATTTGTGGTTATTTTATATTTCCCACGACACTGCTCATGTGCTAAAAATAGTATGAGGGCATCTATTTCTAAGGACCTCTTCTCCATAAAGCACCAGCTGTTGCCATTCATGCAAGTAGTTTGTTTTTTAGTAATATTACAAGATGAAAAATGTCAATGAATTTGAATATGTTAATTTCAGTGTCCTTCATGGGTGTCAATAGTCTCTTTGTGCACTATGTAATTGTGCAGGAGACTTTGGTGGCAATGAACCATATACTTAGGGCTCTTCTTGAAGAGGCACTTTGAAGTCAAACTGATTGCTGTATGCAGAGAGGACAGCAGTGGAGTGGAAAAATCAATTTCAGCTCTCtgctgaggatgatgatgatgctccTCTGCTCTCCATGATCATTCTTCCCATGTGTCCTATTGCCGGTCAACAGTTCAGCTCTTCGTCAGGAGCCAAACACTGATCTAGGCTTTTCACACAGAACGAACATGATAGTCAATGGAAAACCAAGACAGTCAGAAAAAGAATAAAGATAATGTGCCCTGAAAGAAATCGCTTCCTTTAGATGACTCGGTCCAACCCAGAATGAACATTTTGTCTGTTCTTGTGTGTGATGTTCAGACTACCAACCCCCACACATTTTTAATAACTCTCTGCTACAAATACAACATAGTGTCACAGTCAAGTCAGAGTTCACCAATTAAGATACTCCTCTGTCTTGCCTCTCAGGGGCATAAGATGACTTATCTGATGTTGTTAAGGCAAGGCTGTCTCTCCGTAGCGATGTCACATCTGCCCACCTCACACCTCAGTGTATACAGATGAGGTGATCGGGTACTCTTTCCTAATGCCTCCATATTATCTCTCTAGGGGAAAGGGTGAAAGAGAAGATCCAGCTTAAATGAAAGCTGTTGATTTTGTTTAGATGGATGTTGTCAGCTTAGGCTTGTTGTAGAACATGGTGAAAGTAAACAGTATTCACACTGATAGCCTGCGCATTGTACTGTACTTGAAAGCTTTTTATTGCAGTGCCTTATTTATTGATTCAGGGTTTGTTCTGAACCTCTAGCCCTGTAAAAATTAATCCTCTGACATTAATAAAGCCAGATCCGCTTGACATATACTCTATTATAGTGTCATTGTGGCTGAGAAGGTAAGAAATCAGCATTCACCTAAGCAGCATGCAGTATTCTTGAAGGGAATTACTGCTGAAGTCTATATCCTGCTGCATCCTTCATAAGCTCCATCATTTCAGACATCACACTGGGATGTAACAGGTAGGGGCCATCCTTTACCTCATGCTTCCAATCTGTTCTAATGGAAGAACCTGTGAGTTAAAGCATGCTCTGAGAATTAAACAGAGATGTTGCCTCCCAGCGGACTTGTGCCTTCAGTGAAGTAGGTCCAGTTAGGATGGAAGACTTTCTTCAACAACaagaaatgtacattttaacTGCTGTTAAGCAAAGGCCCAACATCGCACTAAAGGAATTGTCAATGTGTGTTTTCGTGCtaaattaaaagtgaaaaaagaaaaagaaagaacatgGATTTTTCAGAATTGTTCAGCTAGGCAAGGGTTCCAGTATGATTCTtattgaaatattacaagaatagttcacccaaaaatgaaacattgctgaaaatgtactcaacttTAGTAatgtccatcaattaatgtctagtgaagtgaaaagctgtgtgtttgttgcATTCAGCTTAAATATGAATcttctctatccataatattgctttctccagtgaaaaagtcttctTTTCTGAATCCGGAGAGAAATATGCAAGCAGCGTTTACGAGTGAAAACCATTTTGGccaaatatttcaaacatttctAAACAATTAGACTATTTTGatttgagaggacaacagggaatgGGATTATGGACTCATTTTTGGCTAAAAGTGACAGTTTAaacttaaaatgccttaatgatggatttgttttcttacaaagatgcatcatctttttttttttttttttttttttttacagtttacaaGACATTTAGTGAtgggagtcatgtggattacttgaattactgtgatgttttaatcagcagtttgaactctcattctgacagcacccattcactgcagaggatccattggtgagcaagtgatgtaatgctaaatttttctaaatctgttttggattgcctgagggagagtacattttcagcaaatcttcATTTTCAGGTAAACTAACTAGACATAAGCTTTAAACTTATTGAGTGAGTGGTGATTCTGAAAAAAGAAAGCACTTATCACAACCATTGGCTACTATGGGCTGATGATCACAGGATTTTAATTCCCTCATGCTGTGAATCATTAAGAAATGCAGTCTTAGATGTGCTGTGTCACAATGACACCACCATTTTAATGAAAGCATTCAGTTCATGTCTGCTCTATTGTCTCCTTCAACATctgaggaatgtgtgtgtgtgtgtgtgtgtgtgcgtgtgtagtTGTTTTTCTATTCTGGTGGGGACTTGGGTGTAGGGTTGTTGTGGGGCCATAGAAAATACGGtctgtataaaaaccattacgcctatggggaGTCCCCATAAGGATAGCTTACCAGACATGGTGtctgtgcgcgcgcgtgtgtgtgttcctgcaggcatacataataataataataatggtaaattTGTAAACAGAATGTTTTATTTGTGCATCATTTCCAAAATAAGAAGACAATATGGACTGTGGAGCTTGCCATTTCATTTATTCAAgtcaaaaatgtaacatttctgaACTCATTAGGCTACTTAATAAGATGTGAGGGAAAAATGTATCTGTATAGCTAGACTAGTGGATATTATtagacaagtaaaaaaataaataaatactttattatatatagtatactaCAGTAGCCTAGGCTATATTGTGGTTTagttgttatttctttatttgtataattttatttttatacttttcaaaACAAATTCCTCCACAGTTTGAGTAATGTTTTGAAGCCTTTTGGGAGCAACTAGAGCTTACAGTATCTGTTGATTTATTGAATTAATAGAGAGGGCGCCACCATCCTCTTCATCACCATCATACCATATGGGTTCCCAAAGGGGCGGTAGTGACTGACTAATGTGCATTTATGACAGGTGTTACCACTGAATGTGATTCACATTTCCCTCATGAACCAACCTTGGGAAAACAAACCTTTGATGACAGGTTATTAGTATTTGCTTTCAGTGAAACTGGATGTAAGTCGCGGAATATGCGCGTTCACAATAATGCCTGCAAAAGACCCGCTTATCGAAACACTTAAAGGTACGTCACATCCTATATGTTATCATACACTTAAGGTTGCACCTGACCTTCGATGTGCTGTTTTGCTGATCAGTTTTTGTTCCGGTCTGACTCTGAAGATGACAGGCTTCTGCTCGCTGCTCGGTTAGCAGTGCTGCTGCTAGATAATGTATTTAGCTAGCATACTTGTTTACGCACTCAGACTAACGTTAGTCGTTTTGATGATTGGAAGCGTATTTTAAATTGCTGCTTTATGTAGAAGATACAGGCTCATTTgcaacattttgtgtgtgtgtgtgtgtaaatcacGGGAACCAAATATGCTAaactaacattttatttaataaaaacacatttgactATTTTGTCATGGTAATAAATGAGGATTTTAAGCAGCACGAGGCCACAgcagtataaaaatgtaatagaaCTGTCGCTATGTAATaccttttatacaacagttctatAAACAAATGACAATAATGAACATTTCTCTGAACCGATTAACCCAACAAACCGGTCTGGGAAAAAAACTACACTCCAGCTAACAGTTACATTTCAGGTTTCTATTTCCACTTGAAGGAAACCAtgcgaaaataaaaaataaaaataattaaaaaaatcaatgacCTTAGGGCTTAGGTCATCCAAATACTATGAATTCTAACATACAACTCTTTTTCAACCTTGTAGAGAAGTATTCGATTTCAGATACAGCTATCCCTCACAGATTCAACACATTTACTGTTGCTTTGTGAAATTTAATGTGCAAATTTTAACAGAAATCCAAGCAATCTGGAGTTTTAAATGAGGGCGAAAAATCCTCATGCAGATTGTGCTTGTTCCAGTTAATTTATGCATTCACCAAAAGAAAGCTTCTTATTGGTTTTAGTGTGACTGTGCAGCTGTCCATATGTCAATGCACAGTTGATAATAGACCTTTtttgctaatgtgaccacacctttatATGTGTAAATGTGATGCTCATGGTGTTGCACACTAAAGAACAAGTGAGACATGATGCAACAGCAAAATGCATCTGCTTGATACATGTGCACATTTACTGACAATTAAAAGGCAGCTCAGAAGGAACGGCCCGCTATATTCCTGGGGTAAACAAAAGACACACAGCTTTGGTGAGCTCCAGGGCAACCGAGTATGCCAGTGTGTGCTGTTTTGGTCTGGGTTAATGAAGCAAGGTCTGTTTCACCTACATTACATAATATCTTGTGATTAAAACCGAAAACTAACCATTAACCATCGTCCTCCCTGTTTATTCCCAGTGTGCATTCTGAATTTGAAATCTGTAGGAACTATAACTGATTCCAACCCACACCTGGCATCCTGCTGTGATCTCCTGGAACTTATACTGCGAAAGGGACTACAACGTGAGCTCCATACACCAACACGCACTCTCCTGTACACCTGCACATCATCACATTTATGTTTCTCATGATTTTATGCATGCAATGATTCAGTGCTTTAAATTAGTTTTGTACACAAATCAATGTAAGCATTTCTTTACAAACCTAAAGTGTTAGTTGGACAAGATAGTAAAGGAGAAGCACCAAgtaagttattttagtatcactgagattgttttattaatattttgaaacagtacagttttttttcttcttcattttaatATTAGTTCAAATTTTAGTATGCAAGCAAATTAAAGTGTATGCATGTGATGCTATGTTTATAACATAATGATTTTAACCATTAATGTTTTTAGAGCCTGTTCTCAGTTTGGCACATAGAGATTACTGGAATTGTTTTGAACAGCTTCTGCATCACGACACATGTGGCAGGTGAGTCATTATGCACTTATTGCTTCTCATTTTTAGCGTAACATAACATAGGTTTAAAAGTCTAACTTAAACATATGACAAAGAATGAAAAAGAATGATACattattgtataatataaataaattaaaaatagttaaTCTCGTAAATAGTTGTTTTTGTCATTCCCTAATTGTTGTGCTGGTAATTACACTAAaactatatattaaattataaaaatgccaAATGCATTTTCACACTCATAATGTATGTCtccttgtttttatattttaaaaataacatcttttgaTTAATCACAGCCACAGATTTGCTGAAAATGGAACAGAAAATGCATCTAAATGTGGTCTGTCTGATCAGAATGCTCTGTGTGCTCCTAAAGGTTGAGTTCAGTTTCTTTGGCCGTGCAGCAGACCACAGCCTGCAGCAAGCTCATCACCTCTCAAGGCCGAGGACGCTTCTTCATACGGCTCATGCTGATGCGGAGAACCCTGGGAAATGTCTTAAAACACCTGCTGCACACAAACAGAGTCATCGAGGTTAGTAGTTGCTCAAGTGAGGATTGAAAATTGTTTTTACAGACAATCAACATAATTTCTTTTCTTCACAGTGGTATTGCCCTAATGTTGCTATTCTCAGAAATGAGGAGTTTGTTGGTGAGTTTTTATTTGGTCAAGATACTTTagccaacctgtcctccaaccaatacgcccgtataggtcgtttgtccaaatccctgaaatacgacccatcagagcgtatactacaattgcgcccctattggcaaaaagtcgttttcatattaatgttttgtactcttttatttgcactctgatttgcgttttgtgtagctcagttggtagattattgcgctatacattgatatgtaatcatgctatcatgggttcgatcccagggaacggatgtgcacgaaaatgtatatgctcaataaatcataatttagcatgatttctgtgagggttaggtttaggtgtggtcattcgaacgaataagccacctagtaaaatatgtaggaaatactgtgagatcggtgtaaaaagcccacacattgcatttaaataaacgtgcgttttgattggtaatgatgttatacgtcatttcatgacgacagacgcaacgcgatactgtcattatttttacgcccgctagagggcgcttaactttaaaacgtaaatataggtcgtaataaggtgcttgcacaaacgacctatatggtcgttttttgttggaggacaggctcactTTAGCAGTTACATACTGGTTGTTTTGCTGTAATTACTGTCTCAAATGTCTCCAAACAGAACCGTTTCTTTCGCTGTCTATGGTGCTGTCAGAAATGAACTTTAAGATCAATATTGAGGTATGAACTGCTTGTCCCCTGCATTTTGCGATATGCATCATTGTGCTAAGTTTGAGATCTTAATTTCTTACTAGAAACTTTCTATTTGTGACATTAATGTCAGAACTGCAGCTTCTTGGATGAAAGCTGGCTGCTTCCGGTACGATCTGAATGTTCTTATGTATTTGATTTACCTGTATGTGCATGAACAGGTCATGTTGAATTGCATGTTGCAAACCTTGCTTGTGTTTTAGGTGCGTCAAATCTACGAAGCTGTTCCCTGTCGAGAGCTGGGGATGGTGCTTAGGTTGGCACGTTAGCATGTCTTTTCAATTCTAAATGCTGCATTTGTTCATgtcattttttcaaaattattatttgtgcATCACCTTTTTGCTGTCAAATACACATTGCACATTTTTGATTTTCTAATTCCAAATCAGTATTTCTATTCATAtcacatattttaataatctttcttttTAAAGGTACCTAGATGGACGCGTCTTTGTACTGGACCTGCTTCAGGGTAGTCAAGCTCAGGTGGATATGTTTGCCGAGCCTGGTGACATCATTGATGAAATGAATGGGATATCACTGAGGAATGCTAGCAATGGGCAGGTCAGAAGTAATCTTTTGTACTGCATGACCCAACATATCATCATAAATTAATCTCAGAGACAGCTTTATATCTGTGTACTCTGGTATATGCTTTGCCTGAATTGGTTATATAATCATGATAAGCTTCATTGTGCTTGCTAATTCATAACAAAAGGATGTTAGGTACAATGTCTGAGCTGCTGTTTTCTACAAAGCggatgataaaataaatgcacagctcaGTATTTGACTAACAGTTCACACACTTTTTCCATCCAAAGGCAGGTGTGGTTCTGTCTAAGCTGAAGGGTCAGCCCCTTTCCATTCACTTGATACGTTGGAGAGGAGAAGATGGGTCTATCTATCAGCCACTGGTCAAACACTTACGGCAGCTCAAACAGGAAAAACCCTCACTTCAGTTTGGCCCAAAACCAGCCTCTCAGCAGGACAAAACTTCGGATCAGAAGAGAGGGCAGACACAGTGTGTGAAAGACGGCAGGTACACTCAATAAAGATTTCATGTATGTTTGCAATTGTATTAGTCACAAATACCATATACAGCCCCAGCCTGTAACTGTTTGATCATGTTTCATTAACAGGATCCTGTACGGTGTGCACCTCTTAGGAAAAGCAAACATAGGAATGGTACAGTAGTCGTGTAAACATCTCTCTTTCTGGTGCTCTTGTTTCACTTTAATCCATGCATGTGTATTTTTGAGTCAATATGTGATCCTAAAGCATGTGATTATTGAATATGAATGTTATTTTCGTTTAAGTATGGAGATAAGGAGGTCCTGCAGCATGCCATTCCTGTGGTCCTGCAGAGCAGTCAGGCAAGAAAGGTATATCTACAATTGAGCAAGTGAGTTTTATGTAGAAAGATATGTAAGCTAATTTTAAGAGCAGGTCTTTAATATATCATGCATGCTTTTTGATTTTGAC from Carassius carassius chromosome 40, fCarCar2.1, whole genome shotgun sequence harbors:
- the si:ch211-250n8.1 gene encoding uncharacterized protein si:ch211-250n8.1 isoform X1; the encoded protein is MPAKDPLIETLKVCILNLKSVGTITDSNPHLASCCDLLELILRKGLQQPVLSLAHRDYWNCFEQLLHHDTCGRLSSVSLAVQQTTACSKLITSQGRGRFFIRLMLMRRTLGNVLKHLLHTNRVIEWYCPNVAILRNEEFVEPFLSLSMVLSEMNFKINIENCSFLDESWLLPVRQIYEAVPCRELGMVLRYLDGRVFVLDLLQGSQAQVDMFAEPGDIIDEMNGISLRNASNGQAGVVLSKLKGQPLSIHLIRWRGEDGSIYQPLVKHLRQLKQEKPSLQFGPKPASQQDKTSDQKRGQTQCVKDGRILYGVHLLGKANIGMYGDKEVLQHAIPVVLQSSQARKEVLLDVKETHLTCIDKSNKQELFQHHFPEISCVGRFGSHPDLTIFAFCVLDSPQAGKQSGFCCVVLQAATSSECEEIVNRIAAGFKHTEWFV
- the si:ch211-250n8.1 gene encoding uncharacterized protein si:ch211-250n8.1 isoform X2 codes for the protein MKQVCILNLKSVGTITDSNPHLASCCDLLELILRKGLQQPVLSLAHRDYWNCFEQLLHHDTCGRLSSVSLAVQQTTACSKLITSQGRGRFFIRLMLMRRTLGNVLKHLLHTNRVIEWYCPNVAILRNEEFVEPFLSLSMVLSEMNFKINIENCSFLDESWLLPVRQIYEAVPCRELGMVLRYLDGRVFVLDLLQGSQAQVDMFAEPGDIIDEMNGISLRNASNGQAGVVLSKLKGQPLSIHLIRWRGEDGSIYQPLVKHLRQLKQEKPSLQFGPKPASQQDKTSDQKRGQTQCVKDGRILYGVHLLGKANIGMYGDKEVLQHAIPVVLQSSQARKEVLLDVKETHLTCIDKSNKQELFQHHFPEISCVGRFGSHPDLTIFAFCVLDSPQAGKQSGFCCVVLQAATSSECEEIVNRIAAGFKHTEWFV